A stretch of Myxococcus hansupus DNA encodes these proteins:
- a CDS encoding glutathione S-transferase family protein, whose protein sequence is MADCVLYTFDWVPELPRGFVRDLRVRWALEEAGLPYRVQGVPFKNRGDPHLAHQPFGQVPWLTDGDISMFESGAILLHLGERSQTLMPSDPRGRAETQQWLFAALNSVEMPSLPWALFKFAGDETDTPGRRHLEKFLALRLGHMETVLASREWLAGPFTIADIAMADVLRLVDRFDGLAAYPSCRAYVARATGRPAFQKAHADQMAHFAAAD, encoded by the coding sequence ATGGCCGACTGTGTCCTCTACACCTTCGATTGGGTTCCCGAGCTGCCTCGGGGCTTCGTGCGGGACCTGCGTGTGCGTTGGGCGCTGGAAGAGGCGGGGCTGCCCTACCGGGTGCAGGGCGTCCCGTTCAAGAACCGCGGCGACCCGCACTTAGCGCACCAGCCGTTCGGTCAGGTGCCCTGGCTGACCGACGGGGACATCTCGATGTTCGAAAGCGGTGCAATCCTGTTGCACCTGGGGGAGCGGAGCCAGACGCTGATGCCCTCCGACCCTCGTGGCCGGGCGGAGACCCAGCAGTGGCTGTTCGCGGCGCTGAACTCCGTCGAAATGCCGAGCTTGCCGTGGGCGCTGTTCAAGTTCGCCGGTGATGAGACCGACACGCCGGGACGTCGCCACCTGGAGAAGTTCCTCGCGTTGCGGCTGGGGCACATGGAGACGGTGCTGGCCTCGCGTGAATGGCTGGCCGGCCCCTTCACCATCGCGGACATCGCCATGGCCGACGTGCTTCGCCTCGTCGACCGTTTCGACGGGCTGGCGGCGTATCCGTCCTGTCGTGCCTACGTCGCCCGCGCCACGGGGCGGCCAGCGTTTCAGAAAGCGCACGCGGACCAGATGGCGCATTTCGCCGCGGCGGACTGA
- a CDS encoding VOC family protein yields MFDHVKFGVSDFAASRAFFLKALEPLGVTIHMEAAEGIELAGKGVPSLILIPTQEKPAHLHLAFMAENREQVDAFHRAALEAGGKDNGAPGLRPRYHANYYAAFVIGPDGHNIEAVCQEPVA; encoded by the coding sequence ATGTTCGACCACGTCAAATTCGGCGTCAGCGACTTTGCGGCCAGCAGGGCTTTCTTCCTCAAGGCGCTCGAACCGCTCGGCGTCACCATCCACATGGAGGCGGCCGAGGGTATCGAACTTGCCGGGAAGGGTGTCCCTTCCTTGATTCTCATTCCGACCCAGGAGAAGCCAGCGCATCTGCACCTGGCGTTCATGGCCGAGAATCGCGAACAGGTCGATGCATTCCATCGCGCGGCGCTGGAAGCGGGCGGCAAGGACAACGGAGCGCCCGGGCTGCGCCCGAGGTACCACGCGAACTACTATGCGGCGTTCGTCATCGGTCCAGACGGGCACAACATCGAAGCGGTTTGCCAAGAGCCGGTGGCCTGA
- a CDS encoding ATP-binding protein, with amino-acid sequence MSDALAAPPRQPAAAFRRTPDDMVARLSSSAIALGWFVRLRWHAVAGQAVTVAVAVRGLELELPVAPLLALVATTAVSNLMLALWLRRSPSVQPGVLGAVLAFDTALLTGLLALSGGPANPFGMLYLVHVTLAAIVLGTRWTVLIALMSVMGSTSLFAFHVPLPDTVNQPGHHGLGSLHVVGMWVAFTLTALIIAFVVARVASALRDRQAALARTQRLAARAEKLASLSTLAAGAAHELGTPLGTIAIAANELDSLILDAPHEALEDARLIRDEVERCRDILERMSARSGQTLGEVPEKTTPGAILERLREQLGAAEQARLRLEPGPDIAIWCPVRGLVQVLTNLVRNGLHASEATQTPVVVSAHHEADRLRFVVEDRGTGIPHALMPRLGEPFFTTKPAGQGMGLGLFLAQTYAELCGGRLELDSEEGRGTRVLLELPLRRETADATG; translated from the coding sequence TTGAGCGACGCGCTGGCCGCGCCCCCGCGACAGCCCGCCGCTGCGTTCCGCCGCACGCCCGACGACATGGTGGCGCGGCTGTCCTCCAGCGCCATCGCGCTCGGCTGGTTCGTCCGCCTGCGCTGGCATGCCGTCGCCGGGCAGGCCGTAACGGTGGCCGTCGCGGTCCGTGGCCTGGAGCTGGAACTGCCGGTGGCGCCGCTGCTCGCGTTGGTGGCGACGACGGCGGTGTCCAACCTGATGCTCGCGCTCTGGCTGCGGCGGTCGCCGTCCGTCCAACCCGGGGTGCTCGGCGCCGTGCTCGCGTTCGACACCGCGCTGCTCACCGGCTTGCTCGCGCTGTCGGGTGGGCCGGCCAATCCCTTTGGCATGTTGTACTTGGTCCACGTGACGCTGGCCGCCATCGTGCTGGGGACGCGCTGGACGGTGCTCATCGCGCTCATGTCCGTGATGGGCTCCACCAGCCTCTTCGCCTTTCATGTCCCCCTGCCGGACACGGTGAATCAGCCGGGCCACCACGGCCTGGGGTCGCTCCATGTCGTGGGCATGTGGGTCGCCTTCACGCTCACCGCGCTCATCATCGCCTTCGTCGTCGCGCGGGTGGCCTCCGCGCTGCGCGACCGGCAAGCCGCGTTGGCGCGGACGCAGCGGTTGGCGGCGCGCGCGGAGAAGCTCGCATCGCTGTCCACGCTGGCGGCGGGCGCGGCGCATGAGCTGGGCACGCCGCTGGGAACCATCGCCATCGCGGCCAACGAGCTGGACAGCCTCATCCTCGACGCGCCCCACGAGGCCCTGGAAGACGCCCGCCTCATCCGGGACGAGGTCGAGCGCTGCCGGGACATCCTCGAACGCATGAGCGCCCGCTCGGGCCAGACGCTGGGCGAGGTGCCCGAGAAGACGACGCCCGGCGCCATCCTCGAACGGCTCCGGGAACAGCTCGGCGCGGCGGAGCAGGCCCGGCTCCGGCTCGAGCCCGGGCCCGACATCGCCATCTGGTGCCCCGTGCGCGGATTGGTGCAGGTGCTGACGAACCTCGTGCGCAACGGACTGCACGCCAGCGAGGCAACGCAGACGCCCGTCGTCGTGTCCGCCCACCACGAGGCGGACCGCTTGCGCTTCGTCGTGGAGGACCGGGGCACCGGCATCCCCCACGCGTTGATGCCCCGCCTGGGAGAACCCTTCTTCACCACCAAGCCCGCGGGCCAGGGCATGGGACTGGGCTTGTTCCTCGCGCAGACCTACGCCGAGCTGTGCGGGGGCCGCCTGGAGCTCGACTCCGAGGAAGGCCGGGGCACGCGTGTGCTGCTGGAGTTGCCGCTGCGACGGGAGACCGCCGATGCCACCGGGTGA
- a CDS encoding MXAN_6230/SCO0854 family RING domain-containing protein, whose protein sequence is MGSPSLDLTGDTAALLLRSTGLVFLPTGLPLSDDAQAREQAVDALEADLAGVGYVLASDLRKALLALPTEALTASGRFLFDTVAATVGSNRPFVPLFRKFPESVPHDTQQLFVQRVLGWLFQAPEQPCLHCGSEGTVHAVSPCAHLVCDRCYDGRDYSACPICNRRLSPSEPFLKPTEGNIRGGVYVQRSGRLTRLSLGTDPEPVASDMVRRLVSRSSVLRPAEVTALKMLVASFGTRVLGWLPPRIPVKETLAHVMGLLLRDARAAGDVLAHAATHVKTATDVLRVLVAWADGNPDLSVKVPLKSPPRPVRRAVLRMLEGFSLLNLTEDLQRHPGLWKAQAKLLHVFEEWQRHPKVALAFAVLRETVLAPETPFGAAVLGLAQEHPAAFERHEVDGGVRLYFRSWASQVEAALEAGDIRGALRLLRQRPGELLRRLDHVSRLAIAQSGFAPLEPELLASLEGVLPRAAPAMLFAVAAHLRQRHKPFARRVFFPKGEATHAWGMEDRRPLLPGDAIGQLVAPLERELLRRAERLPSFPVAVLDEALVDLLMPMSEKTASRALVAVPRGSLLPLPEGQFLRFFVHWTEPKDTRVDLDLSVALYDKNWWLVDLCDFTNLRLADDAAVHSGDVTSAPPPQGGAEFLDVHAARLLARGVRYAVPVVFSFNSVSFDRMEDAFAGFMVRDEEGGAHFDARTVEQRFDLQGSAQISVPLVIDLAEKQLRWVDVKVPPEDGFQSVRRSRGELAHLGKDTLAYFGTGARPTLWQLASLHAAARSRTVQVRRRDGSVSVLKRAEGEDTAAFLRRLRGLEADATAAHVAPGTAPVFFAGMTDVPGLPTGSEGYALRFLNTSAEAVTRLGAGDLVSALKG, encoded by the coding sequence ATGGGCTCCCCTTCGCTCGACCTCACGGGCGACACCGCCGCGCTGCTGCTCCGGAGTACGGGGCTGGTCTTCCTTCCCACGGGACTCCCGCTGAGCGACGATGCGCAGGCGCGGGAGCAGGCCGTGGACGCGCTGGAGGCGGACCTCGCGGGCGTGGGGTATGTCCTCGCGAGCGACCTGCGGAAGGCGCTGCTCGCGCTGCCCACCGAGGCCCTGACGGCCTCGGGCCGCTTCCTCTTCGACACCGTGGCGGCGACGGTGGGGAGCAACCGGCCCTTCGTTCCCTTGTTCCGGAAGTTCCCCGAGAGCGTGCCTCACGACACCCAGCAGTTGTTCGTGCAGCGGGTGCTGGGCTGGTTGTTTCAAGCTCCGGAGCAGCCCTGTCTCCACTGCGGTTCGGAAGGCACGGTGCACGCGGTGTCGCCGTGCGCCCATCTGGTCTGCGACCGGTGCTACGACGGGCGTGACTACAGCGCGTGTCCCATCTGCAACCGCCGTCTGTCGCCCTCGGAGCCGTTCCTCAAGCCCACGGAGGGCAACATCCGCGGGGGCGTGTATGTCCAGCGCTCCGGCAGGCTGACGCGGTTGTCCCTGGGCACCGACCCGGAGCCCGTGGCGAGCGACATGGTGCGGCGCCTGGTGTCCCGGTCCTCCGTGCTGCGCCCTGCGGAGGTGACGGCGCTGAAGATGCTCGTCGCCTCCTTCGGGACGCGCGTGCTGGGCTGGCTCCCACCCCGCATCCCGGTGAAGGAGACCCTGGCGCACGTCATGGGGCTCCTGCTTCGGGATGCCCGCGCCGCGGGTGACGTGCTGGCGCACGCCGCCACGCATGTGAAGACGGCCACGGACGTGCTCCGGGTGCTCGTCGCGTGGGCGGACGGAAACCCCGACCTGTCCGTCAAGGTTCCGTTGAAGAGCCCTCCGCGTCCGGTGCGGCGCGCCGTCTTGCGGATGCTGGAAGGCTTCTCCCTGCTGAACCTCACCGAGGACCTCCAGCGCCACCCGGGCCTGTGGAAGGCCCAGGCGAAGCTCCTGCACGTCTTCGAGGAGTGGCAGCGTCACCCGAAGGTCGCGCTCGCGTTCGCCGTGCTGCGCGAGACGGTGTTGGCGCCGGAGACGCCGTTCGGCGCGGCGGTGCTGGGGCTGGCACAGGAGCATCCGGCGGCCTTCGAGCGGCACGAGGTCGACGGGGGCGTCCGTCTGTATTTCCGTTCCTGGGCCTCGCAGGTGGAGGCGGCGCTGGAGGCGGGCGACATCCGGGGCGCGCTGCGACTCCTCCGGCAGCGGCCCGGCGAGTTGCTGCGCCGGTTGGACCATGTGAGCCGGCTGGCGATCGCTCAATCGGGCTTCGCGCCGCTCGAACCGGAGTTGCTCGCGTCGCTCGAGGGCGTGTTGCCCCGGGCCGCGCCCGCGATGCTGTTCGCCGTGGCGGCGCACCTGCGTCAGCGCCACAAGCCGTTCGCCCGGCGGGTGTTCTTCCCCAAGGGCGAGGCCACCCACGCCTGGGGCATGGAGGACCGGCGTCCCTTGCTGCCGGGGGACGCCATTGGCCAGCTCGTGGCGCCCCTGGAGCGGGAGCTGCTGCGTCGGGCGGAGCGCCTGCCGTCCTTTCCCGTGGCGGTGCTCGACGAGGCCCTGGTCGACCTGCTGATGCCCATGTCGGAGAAGACGGCCTCGCGGGCGCTGGTGGCGGTGCCGCGCGGGAGTCTGCTGCCGCTGCCGGAAGGGCAGTTCCTGCGCTTCTTCGTCCATTGGACGGAGCCGAAGGACACCCGGGTGGACCTGGACTTGTCGGTGGCGCTCTACGACAAGAATTGGTGGCTGGTGGACCTGTGCGACTTCACGAACCTGCGCCTGGCGGACGACGCCGCGGTGCATTCAGGAGACGTCACGTCAGCACCGCCGCCGCAGGGGGGCGCCGAGTTCCTGGATGTCCATGCGGCACGCCTGTTGGCGCGGGGCGTGCGCTACGCCGTTCCGGTGGTGTTCTCCTTCAACAGCGTCTCGTTCGACCGCATGGAGGACGCTTTCGCGGGCTTCATGGTCCGGGACGAGGAGGGCGGGGCCCACTTCGATGCGCGCACGGTGGAGCAGCGCTTCGACCTGCAGGGGAGCGCGCAGATTTCGGTGCCGCTCGTCATTGACCTCGCGGAGAAGCAGCTCCGCTGGGTGGATGTGAAGGTCCCTCCCGAGGATGGCTTCCAAAGCGTGCGCCGCTCACGGGGCGAGCTCGCGCACCTGGGCAAGGACACCCTGGCTTATTTCGGCACCGGTGCCCGGCCCACGCTCTGGCAGTTGGCCTCGCTCCATGCCGCCGCGCGCAGCCGCACGGTGCAGGTGCGGCGCCGGGATGGCTCGGTGTCCGTGCTGAAGCGGGCCGAGGGCGAGGACACGGCCGCCTTCCTGCGCCGGCTGCGGGGCCTCGAGGCGGATGCCACCGCTGCGCACGTCGCGCCCGGCACGGCGCCCGTGTTCTTCGCGGGGATGACGGACGTCCCTGGGCTCCCCACGGGCAGCGAGGGCTACGCGCTGCGGTTCCTGAACACCTCCGCGGAGGCGGTCACCCGGCTGGGCGCGGGCGACCTGGTGTCGGCGCTGAAGGGTTGA
- a CDS encoding SDR family oxidoreductase, with translation MSGIQGKVIAITGASSGIGEATARLLASRGAHVVLGARRVDRLESLTSAIRAQGGSARHQALDVGKREDMEAFMRFAREEHGRIDVVINNAGVMPLSKLEALKVDEWDRMIDVNIRGVLHGIAAGLPIMQAQRSGQFINVSSIGGHTVVPTAAVYCATKYAVIAISEGLRQEVGGDIRVTVISPGVTTSELAESISDEGARDAMREYRRIAIPPEAIARSIAFAIEQPDDVDVNEIIVRPTASPN, from the coding sequence ATGTCTGGAATCCAAGGGAAGGTCATTGCCATCACCGGTGCGAGCAGCGGCATTGGCGAAGCCACCGCTCGGCTGCTCGCCAGCAGGGGCGCGCACGTGGTGTTGGGCGCACGCCGCGTGGACCGGCTGGAGTCGCTGACGTCCGCCATCCGCGCCCAGGGGGGCTCGGCGCGCCACCAGGCGCTGGACGTCGGGAAGCGGGAGGACATGGAGGCCTTCATGCGCTTCGCGCGCGAGGAGCACGGCCGCATTGACGTCGTCATCAACAACGCGGGCGTGATGCCCTTGTCGAAGCTGGAGGCGCTCAAGGTCGACGAGTGGGATCGGATGATTGACGTCAACATCCGGGGCGTCCTGCATGGCATCGCCGCGGGGCTGCCCATCATGCAGGCCCAGCGCTCCGGCCAGTTCATCAACGTCTCCTCCATTGGCGGCCACACGGTGGTGCCCACCGCCGCCGTCTATTGCGCGACGAAGTACGCCGTCATCGCCATCTCCGAGGGCTTGCGGCAGGAAGTCGGCGGCGACATTCGGGTGACGGTCATCTCACCCGGCGTGACGACGTCGGAGCTCGCGGAGTCCATCTCCGACGAAGGCGCTCGCGACGCCATGCGGGAGTACCGGCGCATCGCCATTCCACCGGAGGCCATCGCGCGGAGCATCGCCTTCGCCATCGAGCAGCCCGACGACGTGGACGTGAATGAAATCATCGTCCGTCCCACGGCGAGCCCGAACTGA
- a CDS encoding response regulator transcription factor, with translation MPPGETPPLRVLVTDDDARFRERLVRAFVRHGFDAQGAASAEEAHEAARAFRPSHAVVDLRLPDGSGLEVVRELKALDANTIIVVLTGYGSIATAVEAVRRGATHYLAKPADVDDILLAFAGATLPSGQEAALTHEVPSLARAEWEHIQRVLADCGGNISQAARLLRIQRRSLQRKLAKYPVPK, from the coding sequence ATGCCACCGGGTGAGACGCCGCCACTCCGGGTGCTCGTCACCGACGACGACGCGCGCTTCCGCGAGCGGCTGGTGCGTGCCTTCGTGCGGCATGGCTTCGATGCCCAGGGCGCCGCCAGCGCGGAGGAAGCACACGAGGCCGCCCGTGCCTTTCGTCCGAGTCACGCCGTCGTGGACCTCCGGCTTCCGGATGGCTCCGGCCTGGAAGTGGTGCGCGAGCTGAAGGCGCTGGACGCGAACACCATCATCGTCGTGCTGACGGGCTACGGCAGCATCGCCACGGCCGTGGAGGCGGTGCGGCGCGGCGCCACGCACTACCTGGCCAAGCCCGCGGACGTGGATGACATCCTGCTCGCCTTCGCGGGCGCCACCCTGCCCTCGGGCCAGGAGGCCGCGCTCACCCACGAAGTGCCCTCCCTGGCGCGCGCGGAGTGGGAGCACATCCAACGCGTGCTCGCCGACTGCGGCGGCAACATCTCCCAGGCCGCCCGGCTGCTGCGCATCCAGCGGCGGAGCCTGCAACGCAAGCTGGCCAAGTATCCCGTTCCCAAATGA
- a CDS encoding AraC family transcriptional regulator: MLAYVLPLMTERPPSKQPAELARLIQRHAPADGLHATAIPRVLLIRAACPSEPVHALHEPALCIVAQGRKQVMLGEEVFVYGADQCLVVSVDLPVVGQVIEATATAPYLCLRVDLDPGQIGSLMLEAGLEPQGRAPPGPGLSLTPAEPSLLDAATRLVRLLETPRDIPILAPLFIREMLYRLLSGEHSARLRHIALAKDRLDSINRAIAWLKHHYAEPLRIEQLARQAHMSTSALHHHFKSITAMSPLQYQKQLRLQEARRLMLGQALDAASAGHSVGYESPSQFNREYSRLFGAPPARDIARLRGTLAPQPNAST, from the coding sequence TTGCTCGCCTACGTTCTCCCCCTGATGACAGAACGTCCACCATCGAAGCAGCCCGCCGAGCTGGCCCGGTTGATTCAGAGGCACGCGCCCGCTGACGGTCTTCATGCCACCGCCATTCCGCGCGTGCTCCTGATTCGCGCCGCCTGCCCCTCCGAGCCCGTGCATGCCTTGCACGAACCTGCCCTCTGCATCGTCGCCCAGGGCCGCAAGCAGGTGATGCTCGGAGAGGAAGTCTTCGTTTACGGGGCGGACCAATGCCTCGTGGTGTCGGTGGACCTTCCCGTCGTGGGACAGGTCATTGAAGCCACGGCCACGGCGCCCTACTTGTGCCTGCGCGTTGACCTGGACCCGGGCCAGATTGGAAGCCTGATGTTGGAGGCGGGACTGGAGCCCCAGGGGCGAGCACCGCCGGGTCCCGGCCTGTCACTCACGCCCGCCGAGCCATCCCTGCTCGACGCGGCGACCCGACTGGTCCGGCTGCTGGAGACGCCTCGCGACATCCCCATCCTCGCGCCCCTCTTCATCCGCGAGATGCTCTACCGGCTGCTGTCCGGCGAGCACAGCGCGCGGCTGCGCCACATCGCCCTGGCGAAAGACCGGCTCGATTCCATCAACCGCGCCATCGCCTGGCTCAAGCACCACTACGCGGAGCCGTTGCGCATCGAGCAGCTCGCGCGCCAGGCGCACATGAGCACGTCCGCGCTCCATCACCACTTCAAGAGCATCACCGCCATGAGCCCGCTCCAGTATCAGAAGCAGCTCCGGCTCCAGGAGGCCCGGCGGCTCATGTTGGGCCAGGCGCTGGATGCGGCATCGGCAGGCCATTCGGTGGGCTACGAAAGTCCCTCGCAGTTCAACCGGGAGTACAGCCGCCTGTTCGGCGCGCCGCCCGCGCGAGACATTGCCCGGCTCCGCGGCACGCTCGCACCCCAGCCCAATGCGTCAACTTGA